A stretch of the Duncaniella dubosii genome encodes the following:
- a CDS encoding PAS domain-containing protein yields the protein MFSSNPGLIEEAFSAWKRHAALRTTRRGLMRHTYGDQWSDLTQTSSGQTVSEYEKARMAGMRPLTNNLLRALVKSVVGRFRYNISQSGEPPSAQLLDVYRSNLLDELDSRALEEFLISGTAIQRVVYENRPPDGAGVWIDNVNPEHFFCTPFRDPRGSDIRLIGMLHDMTLDELRLRFGHNSRAVTVILKKSTATSQPTGLISRRWHGADMTRLIRSSTLHPRPASVGL from the coding sequence ATGTTCTCCTCCAATCCCGGCCTCATCGAAGAGGCGTTCAGTGCATGGAAACGCCATGCCGCACTGCGGACAACGAGGCGCGGACTTATGCGCCACACGTATGGCGACCAGTGGAGCGACCTGACGCAGACATCCTCCGGCCAGACGGTCAGCGAATATGAGAAAGCGCGTATGGCCGGCATGCGTCCGCTGACCAACAATCTGCTCCGCGCCTTGGTCAAAAGTGTCGTCGGCCGTTTCCGCTACAACATCTCGCAGTCCGGAGAGCCTCCTTCAGCGCAGCTTCTCGATGTCTACCGGTCTAATCTTCTGGATGAACTCGACAGCCGTGCGCTTGAAGAGTTCCTCATTTCCGGGACGGCCATACAGCGTGTGGTCTATGAAAACCGTCCTCCTGACGGAGCGGGAGTGTGGATCGACAATGTGAATCCCGAACACTTTTTCTGCACTCCTTTCCGCGACCCGCGTGGAAGCGATATCCGCCTCATCGGTATGCTCCACGACATGACTCTCGACGAACTGCGCCTCCGTTTCGGCCACAACTCGCGCGCCGTCACCGTTATCTTGAAAAAATCTACCGCCACGTCTCAGCCGACGGGCCTTATCTCTCGTCGGTGGCATGGGGCGGACATGACTCGGCTGATACGAAGTTCTACTCTTCATCCTCGCCCGGCTTCTGTCGGGTTATAG
- a CDS encoding portal protein: MAWGGHDSADTKFYSSSSPGFCRVIEVWTYDIDPHHPVEDPHWHCRFLTPDGSVIDHSRSPLKSGAHPFALKFYPLTDGAVHPFIEDLVGQQKHINTLITTIDHILANSAKGVLLMPTDAIPPGLDMEKVADIWSRPGGVIPVNPTARRLPVEVTAAGRSEGAARLLEMEMQMFQQISGVTSALQGMTPGANVSASLYESQVYNSAIALLDVYESFNSFRTLRDRIALALLS; this comes from the coding sequence GTGGCATGGGGCGGACATGACTCGGCTGATACGAAGTTCTACTCTTCATCCTCGCCCGGCTTCTGTCGGGTTATAGAGGTGTGGACCTACGACATTGATCCGCATCATCCTGTCGAAGATCCACACTGGCATTGCCGTTTCCTCACTCCCGACGGAAGCGTGATCGACCATTCGCGCTCGCCGCTGAAATCGGGCGCACATCCGTTTGCCCTGAAGTTCTACCCGCTCACCGACGGTGCCGTCCATCCTTTCATCGAGGATCTGGTCGGACAGCAGAAACACATCAACACGCTCATTACCACAATCGACCACATTCTTGCCAACAGTGCCAAAGGTGTGCTGCTGATGCCGACCGACGCTATTCCTCCGGGACTCGACATGGAAAAGGTGGCCGATATCTGGAGCCGTCCCGGCGGTGTGATTCCGGTCAATCCGACCGCACGCCGATTGCCTGTCGAGGTGACGGCTGCCGGACGCAGCGAAGGGGCAGCGCGGCTGTTGGAGATGGAAATGCAGATGTTTCAGCAGATTTCGGGGGTGACATCGGCCCTTCAGGGCATGACCCCGGGCGCTAATGTTTCGGCCTCGCTCTATGAAAGTCAGGTATATAACTCGGCAATCGCTCTGCTCGATGTGTATGAAA